The following are encoded together in the Astyanax mexicanus isolate ESR-SI-001 chromosome 8, AstMex3_surface, whole genome shotgun sequence genome:
- the LOC111196203 gene encoding low affinity immunoglobulin gamma Fc region receptor III-like, with amino-acid sequence MSDALTLTKFGEAQAVLSVSPQSWLTEGDSVTLSCEVRHSSTGWRFSWYRDGQELVSDSRREAGGSYTLSPAALDHTGVYECRATRGEPTFHTQTSNPQPLWITASSPPVSLMVGPSRTQHFTEASLSLSCEGQSDSTGWRVRRYTHSEKVSDCTSVWGSGTGSTCSISSLSTSHTGVYWCQSESGGRSYPVNITAHKGDVILDSPVHPVSEGAPLTLRCLYRLPKPSNLSADFYKDGSFLQTQPAGEMIIPAASKIHEGFYHCKHPEKGESPTSWISVREAPFSALSLLSCLLAASPYLLASIILGVKCYRARAEPDEVNRTKELIEEEHRTES; translated from the exons ATGAGTGATGCTCTTACACTGACTAAGTTTG GTGAAGCTCAGGCAGTACTGAGTGTGTCTCCACAGAGCTGGCTGACTGAAGGAGACTCAGTGACTCTAAGCTGTGAGGTTAGACACTCCTCTACAGGCTGGAGGTTCAGCTGGTACAGAGATGGTCAGGAGCTCGTCTCAGACAGCAGAAGAGAAGCTGGAGGCTCCTACACTCTCAGTCCTGCTGCTCTAGATCACACAGGAGTTTATGAGTGCAGAGCAACCAGAGGAGAACCAACCTTTCACACACAGACCAGCAACCCACAGCCACTATGGATAACTG CTTCATCTCCTCCAGTCTCTCTGATGGTTGGTCCCAGCAGAACTCAACACTTTACTGAAGCCTCTCTGTCTCTGAGCTGTGAGGGACAGAGTGACTCTACTGGATGGAGAGTGAGACGATACACACACAGTGAGAAGGTTTCAGATTGTACATCAGTCTGGGGATCAGGTACAGGATCTACATGCAGCAtcagctctctctccacatctcaCACTGGAGTGTACTGGTGTCAGTCTGAATCTGGAGGGAGGAGTTATCCTGTCAACATCACAGCACACA agGGTGATGTAATCCTGGACAGTCCTGTTCATCCTGTCTCTGAGGGAGCTCCTCTGACTCTCCGCTGTTTATATCGCCTCCCAAAGCCCTCAAACCTCTCGGCTGATTTTTATAAAGATGGATCATTCCTCCAGACCCAGCCTGCAGGAGAGATGATCATCCCTGCTGCTTCAAAGATACATGAAGGTTTCTACCACTGTAAACACCCAGAGAAAGGAGAGTCACCCACGAGCTGGATCTCAGTCAGAG AAGCTCCATTCTCAGCTCTCTCTCTGCTCAGTTGTCTGTTGGCAGCGTCTCCATATCTGCTAGCGTCCATCATACTGGGGGTGAAATGCTACAGAGCTCGAG CTGAACCTGATGAGGTGAACAGAACGAAAGAACTGATAGAAGAGGAACATCGTACTGAGAGCTGA